The proteins below are encoded in one region of Thermoanaerobacterium sp. PSU-2:
- a CDS encoding MraY family glycosyltransferase, whose translation MKIYVLSFVVAFVAALMATPAAKKLAYKIGAIDIPKDKRRVHNKPVPLIGGLAIYLGTVLSMLLFLPKSETNLGIIAGSTIIVVLGIFDDKYELKAKVKLLGQLLAAFVVVLSGVRIDWLTNPFGDGMINIGVFAIPLSIFWIVGITNAMNLIDGLDGLAAGIASISSGSLFVVSLLNGRYATALITVAVTGAALGFLPYNFNPAKIFMGDTGAMFLGFILSAVSIQGAVKSAAAIAIAVPILALGVPVFDTIFAIIRRLANKKPIMEADKGHLHHRLLALGLSQRQAVFVMYGVSLFLGLSAILISSTNGAKGYIILIVAILAVLWGADKMGLYGHKAKNMNV comes from the coding sequence ATGAAAATATACGTTTTGTCGTTTGTTGTGGCTTTTGTGGCTGCACTTATGGCTACACCAGCGGCAAAGAAGTTGGCTTATAAAATCGGAGCCATCGACATACCAAAGGATAAAAGACGTGTTCACAATAAGCCTGTACCGCTTATAGGCGGATTGGCCATATACCTTGGTACAGTTTTAAGTATGCTTCTGTTTTTACCAAAATCAGAGACTAACCTTGGAATAATAGCCGGAAGCACGATAATAGTGGTTTTAGGCATATTTGACGATAAATACGAATTAAAAGCTAAAGTGAAGCTATTAGGACAGCTTTTAGCAGCATTTGTGGTTGTCCTAAGCGGTGTAAGGATCGATTGGCTTACAAATCCATTTGGCGATGGCATGATAAACATAGGCGTTTTTGCCATCCCTCTTAGCATATTTTGGATCGTAGGTATTACAAATGCCATGAACCTTATTGATGGTCTTGATGGACTTGCTGCAGGCATAGCATCCATATCGTCAGGTTCACTGTTTGTGGTGTCGTTGCTAAATGGGCGGTATGCTACTGCACTTATTACTGTTGCTGTCACTGGAGCGGCACTGGGATTTTTGCCGTACAATTTCAATCCTGCTAAGATATTCATGGGAGATACTGGCGCCATGTTTTTAGGCTTCATCCTGTCGGCGGTATCTATCCAAGGTGCAGTAAAATCTGCTGCCGCCATTGCGATTGCAGTTCCCATATTAGCGTTAGGCGTTCCGGTGTTTGACACGATATTTGCAATAATAAGGCGGTTAGCCAATAAAAAGCCTATCATGGAGGCAGACAAAGGGCATTTGCACCATAGACTTTTAGCGCTGGGCCTTTCGCAGAGACAGGCAGTTTTTGTCATGTATGGTGTAAGTTTGTTCTTAGGTTTAAGCGCGATACTTATATCCTCCACAAATGGTGCAAAAGGCTACATCATATTGATTGTTGCCATCTTAGCTGTTTTGTGGGGAGCAGACAAGATGGGACTTTATGGGCACAAAGCTAAAAACATGAATGTGTAA
- the wecB gene encoding UDP-N-acetylglucosamine 2-epimerase (non-hydrolyzing) produces MLKVMPIFGTRPEAIKMAPLVKELQCADGIETVVCVTAQHRDMLDQVLRLFNVIPKYDLDVMKESQSLSDITSSVLRGLDDVLGQEKPDLILVHGDTTTTFVAALSAFYKKIKIGHVEAGLRSFDKWFPYPEEMNRKLTGVLSDLHFAPTQTAKENLLKEGVDESSIFVTGNTVIDAMKYTVKENYIFRDDRLNEVDYRNKKVIVVTAHRRENWGLPLENICNALRKIAIDFKDTYIIYPVHKNPVVRDTVLSILDNLDNVLLLNPIDTDEMHNLLKRCYMVMTDSGGLQEEVPSLGKPVLVLRDVTERPEAVKAGTVKIIGTDFERVYSEAKLLLTDKNEYDKMANAVNPYGDGNASRRIVQAIKYAFGMTDEKVDEFRGSL; encoded by the coding sequence ATGCTAAAAGTAATGCCTATTTTCGGCACAAGGCCTGAGGCTATTAAGATGGCACCGCTTGTAAAAGAGCTTCAGTGTGCCGATGGAATAGAGACAGTCGTGTGCGTTACAGCTCAGCACCGGGACATGCTTGATCAGGTGCTGAGGCTTTTTAATGTCATTCCTAAGTATGACCTTGACGTTATGAAAGAAAGCCAATCATTATCTGACATAACATCATCTGTCTTAAGAGGGCTTGACGATGTCTTAGGGCAGGAAAAACCTGATTTGATTTTGGTTCACGGCGATACCACTACGACTTTTGTTGCTGCTTTGTCGGCTTTTTACAAAAAGATAAAGATAGGCCATGTGGAGGCAGGGTTAAGGTCTTTCGATAAGTGGTTTCCGTATCCTGAGGAGATGAATAGAAAGCTTACAGGAGTATTGTCAGATTTGCACTTTGCACCGACACAGACTGCAAAAGAGAATCTCTTAAAAGAAGGCGTAGATGAAAGCAGCATATTTGTTACAGGCAATACCGTCATAGATGCCATGAAATACACTGTAAAGGAAAATTACATCTTTCGGGATGACAGGTTAAATGAGGTTGACTACAGAAACAAGAAAGTCATCGTTGTTACGGCACATCGCAGAGAAAATTGGGGTTTGCCATTAGAAAATATATGTAATGCATTGAGAAAAATAGCCATTGACTTTAAGGATACGTACATCATATACCCAGTTCACAAAAATCCCGTCGTAAGGGATACGGTACTTAGCATCCTTGACAACCTTGACAATGTTTTGTTGCTTAATCCAATCGATACAGACGAGATGCACAACCTTCTAAAAAGGTGTTACATGGTTATGACAGACTCAGGAGGACTTCAGGAAGAAGTGCCATCATTGGGGAAACCTGTCTTGGTTTTACGGGATGTTACAGAAAGGCCTGAAGCGGTTAAAGCAGGTACTGTAAAGATAATAGGGACGGATTTTGAAAGAGTGTACAGTGAAGCAAAACTTCTGCTTACAGACAAAAATGAATACGACAAGATGGCAAATGCAGTAAATCCATATGGGGATGGCAATGCATCAAGGCGCATTGTGCAAGCCATAAAATACGCATTTGGCATGACAGATGAAAAAGTAGATGAATTTAGAGGCAGCTTATGA